The Terriglobus roseus region TAGTTGCGGCTCCCTTCTGCGCCCGGCTTAACCGAGGACAGCTTTCCTGCGAACGATTCGATCAGGATGCGGTCATCTTCCGGCGTAATGTTCAACTGCGAAGCGGCACGGTCCACAGCAATCTCTGCGGCATAGGCGCGCAGGTCGCGGGTAGCAGCAGCCGAAGCAGCAGCAATTTCCTGTTCTGCGGCTTCCAGAATGCGCTTCTTCTCTTCTTCAGCCTGCGCGTGAATGCGAACTTCTTCTTCCGCTGCGGCCTTTTCGTTCTCACTGCGGAGCGCCGCGATCTCGCTATCCAGCTTCGACAAACGACCCTCGACAGCAGACAGGCGAGCCTTCGCCTCTTCCGTGGCTACGCGGGCTTCCACAATGTTCTTCTGGATGCCTTCGGTACGCGCACGGAATGCCTTCGGCAGAGCCTTCACCAGGCCAAAACCTACAGCGGCCAGCAGAATGATGGCGTTGAACCACTCAAATACCGCGGAAGCCGTTCCCGGCTCCATGCCCAGCATATGGCCCAACTTGATGACGGACGGAGACTTACGGAAAGCCTCTTCGCCACCCTCAGCTTCTTTACGCTCCGGGTTGTTCTTCTCAGGAACGGCCTCGGGCTCCAGCTTCTGGCCAGAAGCCAGCGAAGGAGATGCAGGTGCAGGCGCAGGTTCCTGAGCGTGAACAGCAGGCGCAGCCAGCGTGACCGCCAGCAGAGCTGCAAATACGAATTTCATACGGAAAATCTTCAACGGGCCACTCCCGCGCGATGCGGCAGGATAGCTGCCATCACGCTCTGCGACAGGGCGGCTGCCTGCGTCTCAATCTGTGCCTTTGCTTCGGCTCCGGAACGCTCCACAGCCTCACGCGCAACACCGATGCGATGCTGTGCCGCAGTGCGAGCCTCTGCCAGCGCCTTATCGCGCGCATCGGAAGCTGCCTTCTGGCGAGCGGCGCGGGCATTGAAGATTTCGCTGCGGGCATCGCGAAGACGGGTTTCGTACTCCGTCGTCTTTGCTTCCGCTGCGGCAATCGCTGCCTTTGCGTCATCCATGGCCCCGCCGGTACGGCCATGGCGATCCGCCAGCACCTTTTCCATGGGCTTGCGGACAAGCACCTGGTAGGCAGCCAGTAGGATCAGGAAGAAGATGGCGGTCGGCACGGAGCCGAGCACAAGATCGCCAAGTTGGTTCAGAATCTCTTGCATGAAGGACCGTGGGCCGTGTCCTAAAGGGAGCTCCCGACTCTCGTTCAAGCGCCCGGAGAGGGCACCTTGGCGGAGCAAAGGGGACAACGGCAACCCCTTTGTTATACCAATCCCGGACCGTTTCGGTCAATGAATCGGGGCGGTATGCGGACCTTCGGCGAAGGGGTTTTCCTGTGGATTTCACGGCACTTTCACTTCAGCCGAACGCTTACGGTAGCCTGAATGATGGCATGACTGAAACTCCTGGAAAACGTATTGTCATCGCGTCATTTGGATCGCTGGGCGATCTTCACCCATTTCTGGCGCTGGCACAGGAGCTTCGCAGTCGCGGGCACCATCCCGTCATAGCCACGGCTCCCTTCTACAGCGAGCGCATTCAAGCCCTCGGATTTGAGTTTGAGCCGCTGGGGCCTCCGGTCTCCCCTCAAGACCCCCAACTGATACACCGCCTCATGCGCACCGTGCGCGGCCCGGAATATCTCTTCCGAAAAATGTTCTTGCCGCATGTTCCAGAGATGTATGCGGAACTCGAACGCATCTGTTCCGGAGCGGACCTTCTCATCGCAGGTGAAATGGTCCTCCCCGCCCCCATCCTCGCGGAGAAGACCGGCATACCGTTTGTTTCCGTTCTGCTCTCCCCCATCAGCTTTCTCTCTCCATACGATCCCTCTGTGTTGCCAGCACTCCCGTTCCTCACTCTCACCCATGGTTGGCCATTGGTGTTTCAGAAAGCTCTCGTGAAGATGCCGGCGCTCGCATTCCGTCGCTGGAGTACTCCGCTACGAAATTTTCGTAAGAGCCTTGGACTGCCGGATGATCCAGAAGCCCTGCGCACCGGCAAGCTGAAAGCAAACCTGGTGCTGGCCATGTTCTCGCCGCAGTTTGCGAAGCCACAGCCAGATTGGCCTGCGCACACAGTGCAAACCGGATTCGCGCATTACGAACAGGAATCACAACCGGAACACGATGGAGTGCAGGAACGCATTGATGACTTCCTGAACGCAGGCACACCGCCCATCGTCTTCACACTCGGTTCTGCGGCAGTACACGCGCCCGGTGACTTCTTCTGGATGAGCGCTCGCGCTGCGCATCGTCTCAAGATGCGTGCCATCCTCGTCGGCGACCCACGCGGGTTGAGCTCGCCAAACATCCTCACGGTGCCTTACGCGGACTACAGCAAGCTGTTCCCGCGCGCCGCCATCATCGTGCATCAGGGCGGCATCGGCACCACCGCAGAAGCCCTGCGATCCGGACGACCACAGGTCGTGGTGCCCTTCAACTTCGATCAGCCCGACAACGCCGCACGCGTCGTGCGATTAGGCGTGGGCCTCAAGCATGATCGCAGAATGTGGAAAGACCGGCAGGCGCATTACTCGCTGATACGCCTGATACGCGACAACAGCTTCGCAGAACGCGCCGCACAGATAGGTGAATTGATTCGCAAGGAAGACGGCACAACCACAGCTGTGAATGCAGTAGAGCATTTGCTGGCAGCGCGCTAAACATTCAGTCCTCCTGCTCAAGAAGAACAGGAGGACTGAATCGACAAGTTAGTTAATGTAACTAAACCTTCGCGAACATCTCTTCACGAGGATCTTCCGGATTCAGCTTGGCAAGCTCACGAAGAATCTCCTTCGACCGCTCATCCTGAATCTTCGGCACAACGATCTGCACTTCCACAATCTGATCGCCACGCACACCATCCTGCGAAGCCGATGGCACACCCTTCTCACGCAGACGCAGCTTCTGCCCTGTCTGCGTTCCCGGTGGAATCTTCAACTGCGTGCGGCCGTCAATCGTGGGTACATCAATCTTCGTGCCCAGAGCCGCTTCAAACGCCATCACAGGCACTGTCATGCGGATGTCATCGCCAGCGCGTGTGAATACCGGATGCGGCCCGGATTTGATGATGAGATACAAATCACCAGCAGGCGCGCCTTCCGTTCCCGCATTGCCCTTGCCTGCAAGACGAATACGCTGACCATCGCGTGTGCCTGGCTTGATGCGGAACTCCAGCGTCTGACGCTTTGTGATCGTGCCTGCACCATGGCATGTGCCGCAGTCCGCTTGTAGGCGGCCCGTACCGTCGCAACGTGGGCATGCCACGTTGAACTTCATACGGCCCTGCATCTGCGTAATCTGACCGCTGCCGTTGCACTGCGGACACGTCTGCGGAGCACCAATGGTGCCGGTTCCCTTGCACGTGCCGCACTGCTCCTGCCGCGAGATTTCGATCTTCGTAGTGCCGCCACGAATGGCCGTCCAGAAGTCCACTTCTACCTGGTACTCCAGATCCGTTCCCGGACGCGGACCACGCGCAGCTTGTGTCTGTTGACGTCCGCCACCACCATTGAACATGCTGCCAAAGATATCGCGGAACGAACCACCAAACCCGCCACTGGAGCTCTGCTGCGCTGGGCCGCCTGAGAAGTCGAATCCACCAAAATCAAACGGCACGCCGCCACCTGCGTGACCTCCGGCATGCGGATGTCCGCCAGTATAGCCACCGCGCGCTGCTGCCTCTGCCGCCGCCGGATCAATGTTGTCAGAGTAGAAGCCAAGCTGATCGTAGATCTTGCGCTTCTTCTCGTCGCTCAGGACGTCATTCGCTTCTGAGATTTCCTTGAACTTCTCTTCGGACTTCTTGTCGCCGGGGTTGACGTCAGGGTGATACTTACGCGCGAGTTTGCGGAAGGCCTTACGGATCTCATCCGTAGTGGCCGTCTTCTTCACGCCGAGTGCGCCGTAATAGTCCTTGCTCTGAGTGGGTGCCATTTGTCTTCTTGCTACCAGATTAGATGAGTGAAAGTCACTCAGCGGCGTTGCCGTGTCTTATACAGCAACAAAAAATCATTTCACACGTTGCGAACGCAGGCTTACTCCCGGCTTCAGAGCCGATGCTGTCTGCTCTTTCGTGGTGTGCTGATCCTTCGGACACCAATACAGCGTACGACCTGCCACGTCCTTACGCAGAATGGTCTCGCCACACACAAAACATGGCTTACCGTGCCGACGATAAACGTAATGCTCCTCGCCACGCAGCGCAGGCTCCTGCTTCGATGGCCGATCGCTCTTCTTCGTACACACGATACGCCGATCCACCATGCCCGCCTTCATCAGGACAGCGGCATCTTTCCAGATGGCCTTCAGCGTCTTCGTATCCATCGCATCACCCGGCGTGAACGGGTTCACACGATGCCGAAAGAGCAGTTCCGCGCGATAGATATTTCCAATGCCGGAGATCATCTCCTGATCCATCAGAAGCTCGGCAATGCTCGTCTTCTTGGCGAGGATCGCATCGATAGCGCGTGACGGCTCATCATGCCCACCGGGCTCATGCGCCAACGGATCAGGACCCAGTCGATTGAGCAACGCCTGCCACTTATCAGAGTCGTAGATGGAACAATCTGTAGGTCCACGCAACTCCCACCAGTCGACATCTTCCGCAGGAAACGGCTGCGTTCCATCATCCTTAGACGGCGGCCCGTTATACGGCCCTGTGAGCGCATGTGCATTGCCCTTCACACTACGCGACACCTTGCCCGAACCAGCACGCTGCATCACCGCACGCAGTGTTCCCTTCGGCTCTACCAAAGGACCAAGGCCTTCTGTGAAATCACCAAAGCGACCAAGATGGATGTGCAGATAAAGCCCGTTGGCAAACTCATAGCCCAGATGCTTGCCCACCGCATGCACCTGCACCATCTTCTTGCCGTCCACCAGGTGAGCATCCCTGAAGCGATGATTCGGCCCCGGCAACACATTTACCTTGCGCCCAGCAAAGGCCGCATTATGCCGAGCAGCCCAGCGATGTATCTCATTGCCTTCTGGCATAGGTCACGCTCTCCAGTGTCATGGATGCAGAACAGGCAGACGACGGTCCAGTCCCATCATGCGAACACAACCGATGCTAGCAGCGGATGGGTTTTCGCAAAAAAGGATGCCGATGGCTTGAGCCACCGGCATCCTAGCTCCTAGACTTGGTCTTACTTAGTTCCACACATGCTGGATCGGCATTGGTTCAATGCGCAGGATCGTATCCGGGCGAACATCATAGAGCTTGCGAGCAAAGTCCCTTGCCTGCTCTTCGTTCTCAAAAATGGTCTTCTCGTGGAGCTTGCCTGCGACGTACTGCTCGCACTTCCAGATCACTGTATTCATGGCCTTCTCCCCTTTCCCGGGATAGTCTGCGCTTATATACACGGAGGGCGCTCGATGCGCTGATTGGCTTTCGAGCGCCCTCTTCGTGTTTCGATTCGCATCGCCGTGCTGTGCGCGGCGGTGTTCGTCACTTGGCTTCCGATACGGTGATTGCAGCACCCCATCTTCTGCCGGAACCACGCTGATTGCAGCAGCGCGACTCACATTTATTTAGACACACGAAACTACGTTTCGACTCGTGTCTTTGTTCCTATTTCTACTGAAATCTGTAGAAATTTTCGGAGGAGGCCAGGGAGACGAATCTCCCCGGCTTCCAGCCTGTTTGCCATTCTCTGCATTCACGCGCAAAACGCGTCGAGAACAGCACGAAGTGCCTTATTTGTTGTCGACATCCACGTACTCGGCATCGATCACGCCCTCTTCGTGCTTGGGCGCTTCGGAGGTGGTTCCCGCAGCGGCAGCAGCGCCGTCGGTGGGAGCCTCACCAGCCTTGTACATGGCTTCAGCAAGCTTGTGGCTGGCCGCGGTCAGCTTCTCGTTCGCAGCCTTCAACTCAGCCGCAGAAGGCGTTCCCGCCAGCGTGCTCTTCGCGTCGGCAAGTGCAGTTTCCACATCGCCACGCTCTGCGCCGCTGATCTTGTCGCCGTTCTCGCGGAAGGTCTTCTCCACGTTGTAGACCATGCTGTCGAGCTGGTTCCGCGCTTCGATTTCGTCGCGCTTCTCCTTGTCCTCGCTGGCATGTGCTTCGGCTTCCTTGGCCATACGCTCCACCTCTTCCTTGCTCAAACCCGAGCTGGAAGTGATGGTGATCTTCTGGTCCTTGCCCGTAGCGTGGTCCTTCGCCGTCACGTTCAGGATGCCGTTCGCGTCGATGTCGAACGTCACCTCAATCTGCGGCACGCCACGCGGTGCGGGAGGAATACCCGACAGCTTGAACTTGCCCAGCGTACGGTTCTGGTTCGCCAGCGGACGCTCGCCCTGCAGAACGTGAACTTCCACTTCCGTCTGGTTATCCGCAGCCGTCGAGAAGGTCTCGCTCTTCTTCGTCGGGATGGTCGTGTTGCGCGGGATCATCGGCGTCGCAACCGAACCCATCGTCTCGATGGCCAGGGTCAGCGGCGTCACGTCCAGCAGCAGCAGGTCCTTCACTTCGCCGCCCAGAACGCCACCCTGAATCGCAGCACCAATCGCTACGACTTCATCCGGGTTCACGCCCTTGTGCGGTTCCTTACCAAACAGATCCTTCACAAGCTGCTGAATGCGGGGCATACGCGTCTGTCCACCGACGAGAACCACCTCATCCACCTTGCTTGCATCGATGCCAGCATCAGCCATCGCCTGCTTGCAGGGGCCAACCGACTTCTGCAGAAGGTCCTCAACCAGGCTTTCGAACTTCGCTCGTGTCAGTTTCTCCACGAGATGCTTCGGTCCGGTCGCGTCTGCCGTGATGAACGGCAGGTTGATCTCCGTCTCCATGGTTGTGGAGAGCTCAATCTTCGCGCGCTCGGCCGCGTCCTTCAGGCGCTGCAGGGCCATTTCGTTGCCCTTGCCACGAAGGTCCAGGCCTTCCTTCTTGCGGAACTCATCAATCAGCCAATCCACAAGACGCTGATCGAGGTTGTCACCACCAAGATGCGTGTCGCCGTTGGTGGCCTTCACTTCAATGACGCCTTCGCCAACTTCAAGCACTGATACGTCGAACGTACCGCCACCGAAGTCATATACAACGATGGTCTCGTCCTTCTTCTTGTCCAGGCCATACGCCAGCGCAGCCGCAGTCGGCTCGTTGACGATACGCTTCACATCCAGGCCGGCAATCTTGCCTGCGTCCTTGGTGGCCTGACGCTGTGCGTCGTTGAAGTACGCGGGAACAGTGATGACGGCTTCCGTCACGCTCTGTCCCAAGTAATCTTCAGCAGCCTTCTTCAGCTTCTGCAGAATCATCGCGCTGATTTCCGGCGCGGTATATTCCTTGCCCTGCGCATCCACCACAACGTTGTCGCCCTTTGCGACTACCTTGTAGGGAACCATCTTCATCTCTTCATTCACTTCATTCGGGCGACGGCCCATGAAGCGCTTGATGGAGTAAATGGTGTTCTCGGGGTTGGTGATGGCCTGGCGCTTTGCCACCTGACCAACGAGGCGTTCGCCACTCTTCGTGAACGCAACGATAGACGGCGTGGTGCGACCGCCTTCTTCATTCGGAATCACCTTCGGCTCGCCGCCTTCCATCACGGCAACGCAGCTGTTAGTGGTTCCAAGGTCAATTCCAATGATCTTACCCATGGGTCTCTTGCTCCTCCGGCGGCCTTACCGTCAGGTGTTGGCCGCAATTTTCCTGCTCAAACTTATATGACGCCGTCTAGCTCAGGCACGTTCAGAATCACATGTGAGTGACTTGCTGTCAATGTATATGATGTAGCAAATCACCTTTTGGTCGCATTTTCCCTCCTCAACCCCAAAATCAGGGTGAAATCGGTACGAACACAGGTCCAGAAGGCAGAAAAGCCGGCATCGCTGCCGACTTTCAAATTTGTTCGATGTCTAAGGGGTTTACTGGGGTGTGGTGCCGGAGGTTCCGGTCGTCGGAGTCGAAGTAGACGGCGTTCCGCTCGACGAGTTGGGATCGGTCCCGGGTGAGCTACCCGGAGTTGTCGTTCCCGGAGTGGTCCCAACTCCATTTCCGAAGCTGCCAAACGATCCATTCCCGTTCGCGGCCGGTGTCCCACCAAAGATACTCACTCGGGCCTTCAGCTGCTCCACACGAGGATCGTAGAGAAACTCCCAATCCTCGATATTCTCCGAGCCGTTCCACTCAACCAGGCCATGGCCCTTGCCATTGCTGCCCACACCGACGATGGCTCCCTTGCTGCCCTGAAAGGAGGAAGCATTGTTGCCGCCAAGCGTGGAAGTGACATCCGTCTGCGAACCAGTTCCGGTCCCCGTCGTCGATCCCGTTGACGTACCGGTGCTGCCCGTCGTGCTTCCCGTAGTACCAGTCGTGCCGGTCGGCGAAGTCGATGTTCCCAGCCCGCCTGTTGCCGTGGGGCTACCCGGCGTTGTTCCAGTTCCAGAATTTCCGCCCAGGTTTGAGACCATACCGGCAGCGCTACCCAGATTGCCCGCAGGCATTCCCTGCAGCGGCTCGCCAAAGAAGCCTTTGACCTCGGTTTTAGCCTCGCCGAAATGAATCAGGCGATACTCCCCACCGGTAATGGGGTCTTTGTATTCCTGCCGCAAATAATGCGCGTTTGTGGATGTGCCACCCAGGCTCATGCCACCGCCCGGCCCCTTGCCCAGGAGCTCGTCCATGGAAGTGGGGTAGCGGCTGTTCTTCTTGTAGAAGAGTTGAATAGCCCGTACGTATTCCTGGGCGCGGTGTTCCGATTCCACCTCGCGGTCGCGCTCCAGCTCCTTGGCGACACGCGGCGCAGCCACACCCAACACCAGCAGCAG contains the following coding sequences:
- a CDS encoding ATP synthase F0 subunit B; its protein translation is MKFVFAALLAVTLAAPAVHAQEPAPAPASPSLASGQKLEPEAVPEKNNPERKEAEGGEEAFRKSPSVIKLGHMLGMEPGTASAVFEWFNAIILLAAVGFGLVKALPKAFRARTEGIQKNIVEARVATEEAKARLSAVEGRLSKLDSEIAALRSENEKAAAEEEVRIHAQAEEEKKRILEAAEQEIAAASAAATRDLRAYAAEIAVDRAASQLNITPEDDRILIESFAGKLSSVKPGAEGSRN
- a CDS encoding glycosyltransferase, which codes for MDFTALSLQPNAYGSLNDGMTETPGKRIVIASFGSLGDLHPFLALAQELRSRGHHPVIATAPFYSERIQALGFEFEPLGPPVSPQDPQLIHRLMRTVRGPEYLFRKMFLPHVPEMYAELERICSGADLLIAGEMVLPAPILAEKTGIPFVSVLLSPISFLSPYDPSVLPALPFLTLTHGWPLVFQKALVKMPALAFRRWSTPLRNFRKSLGLPDDPEALRTGKLKANLVLAMFSPQFAKPQPDWPAHTVQTGFAHYEQESQPEHDGVQERIDDFLNAGTPPIVFTLGSAAVHAPGDFFWMSARAAHRLKMRAILVGDPRGLSSPNILTVPYADYSKLFPRAAIIVHQGGIGTTAEALRSGRPQVVVPFNFDQPDNAARVVRLGVGLKHDRRMWKDRQAHYSLIRLIRDNSFAERAAQIGELIRKEDGTTTAVNAVEHLLAAR
- the dnaJ gene encoding molecular chaperone DnaJ yields the protein MAPTQSKDYYGALGVKKTATTDEIRKAFRKLARKYHPDVNPGDKKSEEKFKEISEANDVLSDEKKRKIYDQLGFYSDNIDPAAAEAAARGGYTGGHPHAGGHAGGGVPFDFGGFDFSGGPAQQSSSGGFGGSFRDIFGSMFNGGGGRQQTQAARGPRPGTDLEYQVEVDFWTAIRGGTTKIEISRQEQCGTCKGTGTIGAPQTCPQCNGSGQITQMQGRMKFNVACPRCDGTGRLQADCGTCHGAGTITKRQTLEFRIKPGTRDGQRIRLAGKGNAGTEGAPAGDLYLIIKSGPHPVFTRAGDDIRMTVPVMAFEAALGTKIDVPTIDGRTQLKIPPGTQTGQKLRLREKGVPSASQDGVRGDQIVEVQIVVPKIQDERSKEILRELAKLNPEDPREEMFAKV
- a CDS encoding Fpg/Nei family DNA glycosylase — encoded protein: MPEGNEIHRWAARHNAAFAGRKVNVLPGPNHRFRDAHLVDGKKMVQVHAVGKHLGYEFANGLYLHIHLGRFGDFTEGLGPLVEPKGTLRAVMQRAGSGKVSRSVKGNAHALTGPYNGPPSKDDGTQPFPAEDVDWWELRGPTDCSIYDSDKWQALLNRLGPDPLAHEPGGHDEPSRAIDAILAKKTSIAELLMDQEMISGIGNIYRAELLFRHRVNPFTPGDAMDTKTLKAIWKDAAVLMKAGMVDRRIVCTKKSDRPSKQEPALRGEEHYVYRRHGKPCFVCGETILRKDVAGRTLYWCPKDQHTTKEQTASALKPGVSLRSQRVK
- the dnaK gene encoding molecular chaperone DnaK, which produces MGKIIGIDLGTTNSCVAVMEGGEPKVIPNEEGGRTTPSIVAFTKSGERLVGQVAKRQAITNPENTIYSIKRFMGRRPNEVNEEMKMVPYKVVAKGDNVVVDAQGKEYTAPEISAMILQKLKKAAEDYLGQSVTEAVITVPAYFNDAQRQATKDAGKIAGLDVKRIVNEPTAAALAYGLDKKKDETIVVYDFGGGTFDVSVLEVGEGVIEVKATNGDTHLGGDNLDQRLVDWLIDEFRKKEGLDLRGKGNEMALQRLKDAAERAKIELSTTMETEINLPFITADATGPKHLVEKLTRAKFESLVEDLLQKSVGPCKQAMADAGIDASKVDEVVLVGGQTRMPRIQQLVKDLFGKEPHKGVNPDEVVAIGAAIQGGVLGGEVKDLLLLDVTPLTLAIETMGSVATPMIPRNTTIPTKKSETFSTAADNQTEVEVHVLQGERPLANQNRTLGKFKLSGIPPAPRGVPQIEVTFDIDANGILNVTAKDHATGKDQKITITSSSGLSKEEVERMAKEAEAHASEDKEKRDEIEARNQLDSMVYNVEKTFRENGDKISGAERGDVETALADAKSTLAGTPSAAELKAANEKLTAASHKLAEAMYKAGEAPTDGAAAAAGTTSEAPKHEEGVIDAEYVDVDNK